One Paraburkholderia fungorum genomic region harbors:
- the coxB gene encoding cytochrome c oxidase subunit II gives MRLAPAYVKQRPLTAGSTALILIPALGAASTASLAQAHPSAPLNYFLHADGPSAIPTMHLGWVLTGVAVVVTGVVAALLIVAILRTRPVVRADSLVAATGGMRWLYIGTGVSSVALFAMLVYILLTLGAVASPATHPQLTVTVTAYDWWWKVDYVDDPNPAHRFSTANEIHIPVGEPVRIALKSADVVHAFWVPQLAGKTQTIPGQTNEQWIEADRPGIYRGQCSQFCGEQHAHMAFEVVAQTPDEFNAWRDAQARPIALTNADTVDAGKQLFAERCAGCHMIRGTDAVGRQAPDLTHLGSRRSIAAGALTNTPDHLLDWIQHAQRIKPESLMPDIPLSASDAAALSAYLATLH, from the coding sequence ATGCGATTGGCGCCAGCATATGTCAAACAACGGCCCCTAACCGCTGGATCGACTGCACTTATTCTGATTCCGGCGCTTGGCGCCGCGTCTACCGCTTCGTTAGCGCAAGCCCATCCGTCTGCGCCTCTCAACTACTTTCTGCATGCAGATGGACCTTCGGCGATCCCGACCATGCATCTCGGCTGGGTGCTGACCGGTGTCGCGGTTGTTGTCACAGGCGTCGTTGCAGCGCTTTTGATTGTTGCGATCCTCCGTACGCGCCCGGTCGTCCGCGCCGACTCGCTGGTCGCGGCGACGGGCGGCATGCGCTGGCTTTACATCGGCACCGGCGTGTCGTCGGTCGCCCTGTTCGCGATGCTTGTCTATATCCTGCTCACGCTCGGCGCGGTAGCATCGCCTGCCACACACCCGCAGTTGACCGTGACGGTCACCGCCTATGACTGGTGGTGGAAGGTGGACTACGTCGACGATCCCAATCCTGCGCACCGTTTCAGCACCGCCAACGAAATTCATATCCCGGTTGGCGAGCCGGTGAGGATTGCGCTGAAAAGCGCTGATGTCGTGCACGCTTTCTGGGTGCCGCAACTGGCAGGCAAAACCCAGACAATCCCGGGCCAAACCAACGAGCAGTGGATCGAGGCCGACCGGCCCGGTATCTATCGGGGGCAGTGTTCGCAGTTTTGCGGCGAGCAACATGCCCATATGGCCTTCGAAGTGGTGGCACAGACACCTGATGAGTTCAACGCATGGCGGGACGCGCAAGCGCGGCCGATTGCTTTGACGAATGCCGATACGGTCGATGCTGGCAAGCAGCTTTTCGCCGAGCGCTGCGCCGGCTGTCACATGATCCGCGGCACCGATGCCGTGGGCCGGCAAGCGCCCGATCTGACGCATCTCGGCTCACGCCGCTCGATCGCGGCCGGAGCGTTGACCAACACACCGGATCATCTGCTCGACTGGATTCAACACGCGCAGAGGATAAAACCCGAATCGCTGATGCCGGATATCCCGCTGAGCGCAAGCGATGCTGCGGCGTTGTCGGCGTACTTGGCGACGCTGCATTGA
- a CDS encoding cold-shock protein, which translates to MYGNRYREVTPDGGGEDLFAHFSEIQSSGFKSLQENQNVTFEVKQGPKGKQASNIQAS; encoded by the coding sequence ATTTATGGCAACAGGTACCGTGAAGTCACTCCGGACGGTGGCGGCGAAGATCTCTTTGCTCACTTTTCGGAGATTCAATCCAGCGGCTTCAAGTCGCTGCAGGAAAACCAGAACGTGACCTTTGAAGTGAAGCAGGGTCCGAAGGGCAAGCAGGCGTCGAATATCCAGGCGAGCTAA